The window ACAGTGTCCATCCACGGCAAGTGGCCATGCTTGGCACCGATATGAGCAGGTCGTTGCCAGTCACGCCATGTCATCCATGCCGATACAAAGCTGTCATTGAGCCAAACAAGCCTAGAGGGGTACATTATCGACCGTCGTTTTGACATCTTAAGGAAACGCCACAATGAAGAAAAACAAAGCGTCCAGCACGGGTAACCCTGATCCGCTCGACAATAGGCCAGATGCGCCTGCCGACCCATCCCGCCGCCGCCTGTTTGAAGGCTTGGCGGCGATTGGTGCCAGTACGATGCTGCCACTTTCCACCAATGCAGCTGCGACATCGCGCACCGGTTCGCTTGATAACAGACTGAAGGAGAAGGTCAAGCATGTTGTGGTGATCTATCTGGAAAACCGCAGCTTCAACAATCTGTTTGCTGCCTTCCCTGGCCTGAAGTCCCCGCTTTCTGACGCCAGCATTGAGCCTCAGAAAGATCGTGATGGTAGCGAACTCACGACCTTGCCCAAGGTATGGGGGGGAATGGTGCAACGTGGTCAGTCTGTGGGTGGCCAACATTATCTGATCAAGGAGGATGACATTTCAGGCTTGCCCAATGCACCTTGGGTTTTGAAAGATAAAAACAATGCGCCACTGCCTGAATCCATCATCACGCGCGATCTATGGCATCTGTTCTACCAGAACCAGATGCAGATCAACGGTGGCAAGAACGACAGCTTTGTGGCCTGGGCCGATTCAGGCGGCTTGCCGATGGGTTACTACAGCGAGACCCACAAGAATCTGAATTTGTGGGCGATTGCCCAGCAGTTCACGCTGTGCGACAACTTCTTCATGGCTGCATTTGGCGGCTCGTATCTGAATCATCAGTTTCTGATTTCTGCCCGCACGCCGGAATACTTCAATGCCCATGAGACAGCGGCCAAAAAGAAAATTGCAGTATTGGACGACGGCCCGACTGGTTATCGTCTGACGGTAGATCCCGCGTCACCGGACTCGGCGCTGGCGGGGCCACCCAAGTTTGTCAACAATGGTGCCATCACACCGGATGGCTTCGCCGTCAACACCATGGCACCGCCATACCAACCCAGTTTCGTCCGCCCGGCTGAAGGCGGCGACGACCGTTATGCTGATCCAAACGACCCGTCCACCCTGCCACCGCAAACCTATGACACCATTGGTGATCGGTTATCTGCCAAGGGTATCAGCTGGGCCTGGTATGGCGGTGCCTGGCAAACCGCGTTGAATGGCAAGGGTGGCGGCCACCTGCCTAACTTCCAATACCACCATCAGCCGTTCAATTACTTCAAGCGTTACGCTCCTGATACCGACGCTCGCACACGCCATCTGCGTGACGGTGGTGTGGGAGATAGCCCGATCAGCAACAAATTTCTGGCCGATGTGGTGGCGGGAAAACTACCGCCAGTCACGTTCTACAAACCGCAGGGCAACCTGAATCTGCACGCGGGCTATTCCGATGTAGAAAGTGGTGATCATCACGTTGCAAACGTCTTGCAACACTTGATGAGCAGCCCGCAGTGGA of the Chitinivorax sp. B genome contains:
- a CDS encoding acid phosphatase, translating into MKKNKASSTGNPDPLDNRPDAPADPSRRRLFEGLAAIGASTMLPLSTNAAATSRTGSLDNRLKEKVKHVVVIYLENRSFNNLFAAFPGLKSPLSDASIEPQKDRDGSELTTLPKVWGGMVQRGQSVGGQHYLIKEDDISGLPNAPWVLKDKNNAPLPESIITRDLWHLFYQNQMQINGGKNDSFVAWADSGGLPMGYYSETHKNLNLWAIAQQFTLCDNFFMAAFGGSYLNHQFLISARTPEYFNAHETAAKKKIAVLDDGPTGYRLTVDPASPDSALAGPPKFVNNGAITPDGFAVNTMAPPYQPSFVRPAEGGDDRYADPNDPSTLPPQTYDTIGDRLSAKGISWAWYGGAWQTALNGKGGGHLPNFQYHHQPFNYFKRYAPDTDARTRHLRDGGVGDSPISNKFLADVVAGKLPPVTFYKPQGNLNLHAGYSDVESGDHHVANVLQHLMSSPQWKNMVVIITFDENGGWWDHIAPPKGDRWGPGSRIPAIIVSPFAKKGYVDHTLYDTTSIIRFLSRRFDLPDLEGVKLRNEAFLARGATPPGDLTEALQL